One genomic window of Etheostoma spectabile isolate EspeVRDwgs_2016 chromosome 7, UIUC_Espe_1.0, whole genome shotgun sequence includes the following:
- the sall4 gene encoding sal-like protein 4 — protein sequence MSRRKQAKPQHINSDEPGALQNGILQDGQAEETGNDVKRLRMDETKVCNKCCAEFFDEAEYLEHEKKCTKSPHVVVMKDGDGNEVPEEYSQGSLDDLSDQDDSQSSSHSLSNVNTDPLERTEEGSSMNADDSGQQDQTEMPASPEMTFHPSQKMQDSNVTLETIADTKVAVSQNYSNNKSLTSSQDAIQTLPMILEQLVWLQQQQLQQIQLTEQIRIQVAMMTPQGLQSSVGAVMDPLKALGAHLSQQLSAAAALIGKRTGSQSLSMETMKQGKLPLPTSIPSSLPGGLGSMASKTDILKGIPDLASRLPAQLPQSSGVMGFTSTFNGVQGGIESSKKVKAKMPNPPPEIKNGESLYKHKCKYCGKSFGNDSALQIHLRSHTGERPFKCNICGNRFTTKGNLKVHFQRHRDKYPNISMNPHPVPEHLDNIPTSSGIPFGMSVPMDESNMTDVAPMPGHPTVSFHSSPAPGFKTFDSFAGEQFSHRPSPSTNDGSPSVSSVFGHETGADQNQKDTKELLGVLHHMNGTSLIGEQSSGTAKLQQMVDGLEKRTSDPNECVICHRVLSCQSSLKMHYRTHTGERPYKCKICGRAFSTKGNLKAHYGVHRANTPLKMQHSCPICQKKFTNAVVLQQHIRMHMGGQIPNTPMPENQFEAAEAMESSLSEEKSMDINGFEASMEDHEPELNSQKPNNTSDSLLPDPEEPPQMHTAPAVFSSLDVLKNLTSALALKRQSSTASESEGTAKESAPREQEYHNGRSPAVSDSAVSFHSSSPLNNNNNNNNGSNINMRSSKSPESAVNEFAQRVPQPESDGAAQGGTESSGALDLTASSSFIPKVIKEEPGVPEYVPGNLSFMRIPSSLASLEMKLSQENPLSAHGLFSSHMPQGTAMTSISSAPRRSTKQHVCYTCGKNFSSASALQIHERTHTGEKPFGCNICGRAFTTKGNLKVHIGTHMWNNTSRRGQRLSLDNPMALMAMGSEAKMLPEYMQAPKELGVPSMNFDQSVWNQYAAAFSGGLTMKTNEISVIQGGGIPLPGSPAGGPLIGSTGGLVKMDGSHSGLPATMAEMEKNSTDSVPKSQFPHFMEEGKIAVNSAF from the exons ATGTCGAGGCGCAAGCAAGCCAAACCGCAGCACATCAACTCCGACGAGCCCGGTGCGTTACAAAATG GGATTCTTCAAGACGGTCAAGCCGAGGAGACTGGAAATGATGTGAAGAGGCTCAGAATGGATGAGACCAAGGTCTGCAACAAGTGTTGCGCCGAGTTCTTTGATGAAGCCGAATATCTCGAGCATGAGAAAAAGTGCACTAAAAGTCCGCACGTGGTCGTCATGAAAGATGGAGATGGCAACGAAGTGCCTGAGGAATATTCACAAGGCTCTCTTGACGACCTGAGTGACCAGGATGATAGCCAGTCCAGCAGTCATTCCCTATCAAATGTCAATACAGACCCCCTGGAAAGAACAGAGGAAGGGTCCAGCATGAATGCAGATGACTCGGGACAGCAGGATCAGACGGAGATGCCTGCGAGCCCTGAGATGACTTTCCATCCCTCACAGAAAATGCAAGATTCAAATGTCACTCTTGAAACCATTGCAGACACTAAAGTGGCCGTCTCCCAAAATTATTCAAACAATAAGTCTCTGACCTCATCGCAGGATGCGATACAGACTCTCCCGATGATCTTGGAACAGTTGGTGTGGCTCCAGCAACAGCAGCTCCAGCAAATCCAGCTCACTGAACAGATACGAATCCAAGTAGCCATGATGACGCCACAAGGCCTCCAGTCATCAGTAGGGGCAGTAATGGATCCTCTGAAAGCCCTCGGTGCACATCTCTCCCAACAGCTGTCCGCTGCAGCAGCTCTGATAGGAAAAAGAACCGGCAGTCAGAGCCTTTCTATGGAGACGATGAAGCAAGGTAAACTACCTCTGCCCACGAGCATCCCTAGCTCTCTACCTGGAGGACTGGGATCTATGGCCTctaaaacagacattttgaaGGGTATTCCAGATTTGGCTAGCCGTTTACCAGCACAACTGCCACAGTCATCAGGTGTCATGGGTTTCACGAGCACCTTCAATGGCGTCCAAGGAGGGATTGAGTCCTCCAAAAAAGTCAAGGCAAAGATGCCGAACCCCCCACCAGAAATAAAGAACGGTGAATCGTTATACAAGCACAAGTGTAAGTACTGCGGAAAGAGCTTTGGCAATGACAGTGCTCTCCAGATTCACTTGCGTTCTCACACCGGCGAGAGACCCTTCAAGTGTAACATTTGCGGAAACCGCTTCACAACCAAAGGAAACCTCAAAGTGCATTTCCAGAGGCACAGAGACAAGTATCCTAACATCAGCATGAACCCACATCCTGTGCCAGAGCACCTTGACAACATCCCCACCAGCAGTGGCATTCCCTTTGGCATGTCCGTGCCCATGGACGAGTCAAATATGACCGATGTTGCGCCTATGCCAGGCCATCCTACTGTTAGCTTCCACTCGTCACCCGCACCAGGATTCAAGACATTTGACAGCTTTGCAGGGGAACAATTTTCCCACAGACCCTCGCCTTCAACAAATGATGGCTCGCCATCTGTTTCCTCTGTGTTTGGCCACGAGACCGGAgcagatcagaatcagaaggATACTAAAGAACTGCTTGGAGTACTGCATCATATGAATGGTACTTCCCTCATAGGAGAACAAAGCTCTGGAACTGCAAAGCTTCAGCAGATGGTTGATGGCCTGGAAAAGAGGACCAGTGACCCAAACGAGTGTGTTATCTGCCATAGGGTGCTCAGTTGCCAGAGCTCACTCAAAATGCATTACCGCACTCACACCGGCGAGAGGCCTTACAAGTGCAAAATCTGTGGACGCGCTTTCTCCACCAAGGGTAACCTCAAGGCCCATTACGGAGTGCACAGGGCTAACACTCCTCTCAAAATGCAGCACTCGTGTCCCATCTGCCAGAAGAAGTTCACCAACGCTGTGGTTCTGCAGCAGCACATTCGTATGCACATGGGTGGGCAGATCCCCAACACCCCGATGCCAGAAAACCAGTTTGAAGCAGCAGAAGCAATGGAGTCCTCTCTGTCGGAGGAGAAGTCTATGGACATCAATGGTTTTGAAGCGAGCATGGAGGATCATGAGCCAGAGCTAAACTCTCAGAAGCCAAACAATACCTCAGATTCCCTTCTGCCTGACCCTGAGGAACCACCACAGATGCACACTGCCCCCGCCGTGTTTTCCAGCCTTGACGTTTTGAAGAATCTCACCTCTGCTCTTGCACTGAAACGACAGAGTAGCACCGCTTCGGAAAGTGAGGGAACGGCCAAAGAATCTGCTCCCAGAGAACAGGAATATCACAATGGCCGCAGTCCTGCCGTTTCGGACTCAGCCGTGTCGTTTCATTCATCTTCCCcactaaacaacaacaacaacaacaacaacggcaGCAATATCAACATGAGGAGTAGCAAGTCTCCAGAGTCTGCTGTGAATGAATTTGCCCAACGTGTACCTCAACCAGAGAGTGATGGCGCCGCTCAAGGTGGCACTGAGTCAAGCGGAGCCCTTGACCTCACAGCTTCCAGCAGCTTTATCCCCAAAGTGATCAAAGAAGAGCCTGGCGTGCCAGAATATG TTCCTGGTAACCTGTCTTTCATGAGGATACCATCAAGTCTGGCTAGCCTGGAGATGAAGCTTTCTCAAGAGAATCCTTTGAGTGCTCATGGTTTGTTCAGCTCCCATATGCCTCAGGGTACGGCCATGACCTCCATCTCCTCTGCACCACGACGTTCAACCAAACAGCACGTGTGTTATACATGTGGGAAGAACTTCTCATCTGCCAGTGCCTTGCAGATCCATGAGCGCACTCACACTGGGGAGAAGCCATTTGGCTGCAACATCTGCGGCAGGGCTTTCACCACCAAAGGAAATCTAAAG GTGCATATCGGCACGCACATGTGGAACAACACGTCCCGGCGTGGCCAGCGTCTGTCTCTGGATAACCCCATGGCTCTGATGGCAATGGGCTCCGAGGCGAAGATGTTGCCAGAATATATGCAGGCCCCCAAAGAACTGGGTGTTCCCTCAATGAACTTTGACCAGTCTGTATGGAACCAGTATGCTGCTGCCTTCAGTGGGGGCCTGACCATGAAGACCAATGAAATTTCTGTCATCCAGGGTGGTGGCATCCCACTCCCTGGGAGCCCTGCCGGTGGGCCTCTGATTGGATCCACCGGAGGCCTCGTGAAGATGGATGGATCCCACTCTGGCTTACCTGCCACCATGGCCGAAATGGAAAAGAACAGCACCGACAGCGTACCAAAGTCGCAGTTCCCACATTTCATGGAAGAGGGTAAAATTGCAGTTAATTCTGCTTTTTAG